One Amphiprion ocellaris isolate individual 3 ecotype Okinawa chromosome 5, ASM2253959v1, whole genome shotgun sequence genomic region harbors:
- the emc3 gene encoding ER membrane protein complex subunit 3, which yields MAEPELLLDSNIRLWVVLPIVFITFLVGVIRHYVSILLQSDKKLTLEQVSDSQVLIRSRILRENGKYIPKQSFLMRKFYFNNQEDGFFKKTKRKVVPPSPMTDPSMLTDMMKGNVTNVLPMILIGGWINWTFSGFVTTKVPFPLTLRFKPMLQQGIELLSLDASWVSSASWYFLNVFGLRSMYSLILGQDNGADQSRIMQEQMSGAAMAMPADTNKAFKAEWEALELTDHQWALESVEEDLMSRELDFDGMFSKELPSGIF from the exons ATGGCTGAGCCGGAGCTTCTGCTGGACTCCAATATCAGACTGTGGGTGGTGTTGCCCATCGTCTTCATCACCTTCCTAGTCGGGGTCATACGGCATTATGTGTCCATTCTTCTTCAAAGCGACAAGAAGCTGACCTTGGAACAAGTTTCTGACAG CCAGGTTCTTATTCGGAGCAGAATTCTcagagaaaatggaaaatacatTCCCAAACAG TCCTTTTTGATGAGGAAGTTCTACTTTAATAATCAAGAGGATGGATTTTTTAAGAAGACCAAACGGAAGGTTGTTCCACCCTCTCCAATGACAG ATCCCAGCATGCTGACAGACATGATGAAGGGAAATGTGACCAATGTGCTTCCCATGATCCTCATCGGTGGCTGGATCAACTGGACCTTTTCAGGATTTGTAACAA CTAAGGTTCCCTTCCCTCTCACGCTGCGCTTTAAGCCCATGTTGCAACAAGGAATAGAGCTGCTGTCACTGGATGCTTCCTG GGTGAGCTCAGCGTCATGGTATTTCCTAAATGTGTTTGGACTTCGAAGCATGTACTCCTTAATTCTTGGCCAAGATAATG GCGCAGATCAGTCAAGGATCATGCAGGAGCAGATGAGTGGTGCTGCTATGGCCATGCCTGCAGACACGAACAAAGCTTTCAAA GCGGAGTGGGAAGCACTGGAGCTGACTGACCATCAGTGGGCGCTGGAGAGTGTAGAGGAGGATCTGATGAGCAGGGAGCTGGACTTTGATGGCATGTTTAGCAAGGAGCTCCCAAGTGGTATCTTCTGA